One Neosynechococcus sphagnicola sy1 genomic window carries:
- a CDS encoding acyl-CoA desaturase, protein MTIATSTQLRRAWPIILFMATVHIGALFAFLPSNFSWAAVGLMVFLHWVTGGLGVTLGLHRLVTHRSFQAPRWLEYFLVFCASLACQGGPIEWVGLHRHHHLHSDENVDHHNSGRGFWWSHMGWMFYEVPAKAEIDRFTKDIGNDPVYRFFEQYFLPVQIGLAVVLYLIGGWPFVIWGIFVRLVLVYHCTWFVNSATHKFGYRTYDAGDRSTNCWWVALLTYGEGWHNNHHAFQYSARHGLEWWEIDFTWMMIQVLQSLGLASKVKLAEK, encoded by the coding sequence ATGACTATCGCAACTTCAACTCAACTTCGACGCGCTTGGCCCATTATTCTCTTTATGGCGACAGTCCATATTGGGGCACTGTTTGCGTTCTTGCCGAGTAATTTTAGCTGGGCAGCAGTTGGCCTGATGGTGTTCTTACATTGGGTAACCGGTGGTCTGGGGGTAACCCTGGGACTCCACCGTCTGGTGACCCATCGGAGCTTCCAAGCTCCGCGATGGCTGGAATATTTCCTGGTTTTTTGTGCCAGTCTTGCTTGCCAAGGAGGGCCAATTGAGTGGGTGGGTCTGCACCGCCACCACCATCTCCATTCTGATGAAAATGTGGATCACCACAACTCTGGTCGCGGCTTCTGGTGGAGCCATATGGGTTGGATGTTCTACGAGGTTCCTGCTAAAGCTGAGATTGACCGATTTACCAAAGATATCGGTAATGACCCGGTCTATCGTTTCTTCGAGCAGTATTTTCTGCCCGTCCAGATTGGTCTGGCCGTGGTGCTATATCTGATCGGGGGTTGGCCTTTTGTCATCTGGGGAATTTTTGTGCGCCTAGTGTTGGTGTACCACTGCACTTGGTTTGTCAACAGCGCTACTCATAAGTTTGGTTACCGTACCTACGATGCTGGCGATCGCTCGACGAACTGCTGGTGGGTTGCCCTTTTAACCTATGGAGAAGGCTGGCACAATAACCACCATGCGTTTCAGTACTCTGCCCGACATGGCTTAGAGTGGTGGGAAATTGACTTTACCTGGATGATGATTCAGGTCTTGCAGTCTTTGGGGCTGGCCTC